Proteins encoded within one genomic window of Apis mellifera strain DH4 linkage group LG1, Amel_HAv3.1, whole genome shotgun sequence:
- the LOC725415 gene encoding BTB/POZ domain-containing protein KCTD16: MVDQQQPEQQQEAVPSVVELNVGGVFYTTALTTLTRESDSHLAALFSGKTPVEKDAKGKYFLDRDGVLFRYVLDFLRNQALVLPEGFREKERLRQEANFYGLPGLERAILENGKSSGSLTSSGKRASGHITVGYRGSFAFGREGLADVKFRKLSRILVCGRVTLCRDVFGETLNESRDPDHGATDRYTSRFFLKHSSIEQAFDMLQEQGFKLAGSCGSGTAGGNSEQLKPGVDFEENRWNHYNEFVFVRE; this comes from the coding sequence ATGGTGGATCAACAGCAGCCGGAGCAGCAACAGGAAGCCGTGCCAAGCGTGGTGGAGTTGAACGTGGGCGGTGTGTTTTACACCACCGCTCTGACCACCCTTACCCGGGAGAGCGATTCTCATCTGGCCGCATTGTTTTCGGGGAAAACGCCGGTAGAGAAAGATGCGAAGGGGAAATATTTTCTGGATCGAGACGGGGTACTGTTCCGTTACGTGCTTGATTTTCTGCGCAATCAGGCATTGGTTCTGCCGGAGGGGTttcgagagaaggagagattgAGGCAGGAAGCAAATTTTTACGGCCTGCCTGGATTGGAACGTGCCATTCTGGAGAACGGCAAGTCTTCCGGTTCCCTGACCTCTTCCGGGAAGAGAGCGTCCGGACACATAACTGTCGGTTATCGCGGAAGCTTTGCATTCGGTCGCGAGGGCCTGGCGGATGTAAAGTTTCGGAAGCTGTCGAGGATCCTTGTATGCGGTCGCGTGACCCTTTGTAGGGACGTGTTCGGGGAAACTCTGAACGAAAGCCGTGATCCGGACCACGGCGCTACGGATCGTTACACCTCGAGATTCTTCCTGAAGCACAGTTCCATCGAGCAAGCTTTCGACATGCTTCAAGAGCAAGGTTTTAAGCTGGCCGGTAGCTGCGGTTCCGGCACAGCTGGCGGCAATTCGGAACAACTCAAGCCTGGAGTGGATTTTGAGGAGAATCGTTGGAATCATTACAACGAGTTCGTCTTTGTCCGCGAGTAA
- the LOC551894 gene encoding mucolipin-3: MSEPRKRMVKDESRGNILRNHSWSNGPDSEDEQAGENELLNECSVSPSHHRSTITDQPICNMSLFTEEKMRRKLKFFFMNPIEKWQAKRRFPYKFIVQVIKILLVTIQLCLFAHNNYIHVNYTWDNRIAFSHLFLRGWDSSLEVPVYPPVTGPLAIYKRDDFYNTIDYALDGYYNVSNAVGSYSYIAENNSVGPVILCLYQYKEGIIFGFNESYVFDKEIIETCINITDKTYTESSKSKLLLFKQNIKVNFSALVRAHLMFALKTVNLKAAGPMTPPDCYQFNIKINFDNRDFDGQMLLSLDAEPKRLQCKGDTRYVTDNRIESALRTLLNLFVILICTVSLILCSRAIYRAQLLKFETMNFFKKAYGKILSLEGRLEFLNLWYVMIIVNDLLIIMGSAIKEQIERKQFGSDHWNICSIFLGTGNLLVWFGVLRYLGFFKTYNVVILTLKKAAPKVARFLICAILIYAGFTFCGWLILGPYHMKFRSLATTSECLFALINGDDMFATFSATSFSKSPMLWWYSRMYLYTFISLYIYVVLSLFISVIMDAYDTIKIYYRDGFPKNDLQTFIAACTDEASSGLYKDDSEDSDLSEFIDRFCCCRKRPFYGSFSESSTKFSTKSEQTCGGAICI, encoded by the exons atgTCGGAGCCACGAAAAAGAATGGTAAAGGATGAATCCAGAGGAAATATTCTTAGAAATCATTCCTGGAGTAATGGACCCGACAGTGAAGACGAACAAGCTGGTGAAAATGAATTACTTAATGAATGTTCGGTCAGTCCAAG tcaTCATCGATCAACTATAACAGATCAGCCTATCTGTAATATGTCCCTGTTTACTGAAGAAAAAAtgcgaagaaaattaaaatttttctttatgaatCCTATTGAAAAGTGGCAAGCAAAGCGACGTtttccatataaatttatcgtacaagttattaaaattttgttagtcACGATACAACTGTGTTTATTTGcacataataattacattcatGTAAATTATACTTGGGATAATCGAATAGCTTTCTCACATCTATTTCTCAGAGGATGGGATAGTTCTTTAGAG gtaCCTGTTTATCCACCAGTAACAGGTCCTTTGGCAATTTATAAGCGAGATGATTTCTATAATACGATTGATTATGCTTTAGATGGTTATTATAATGTTAGTAATGCAGTTGGATCTTATTCGTACATTGCAGAAAACAATTCAGTTGGCCCAGTTATTCTatgtttatatcaatataaagaaGGTATTATATTCGGTTTTAATGAAAGTTATgtttttgataaagaaatcATTGAAACTTGCATAAATATAACTGATAAGACTTATACTGAATCtagtaaatcaaaattattattatttaagcaaaatattaaagtgAATTTTTCAGCACTTGTTAGAGCTCATTTAATGTTTGCTTTGAAAACGGTTAATTTGAAAGCTGCAGGACCTATGACACCTCCTGAttgttatcaatttaatattaaaattaattttgacaatCGTGACTTTGATGGACAAATGTTACTTTCATTAGATGCTGAACCAAAAAGATTGCAATGTAAAGGTGATACGCGTTATGTAACGGATAATCGTATTGAATCAGCTTTAAGgacattgttaaatttatttgtaattttaatttgtactgTATCTCTTATATTATGTTCAAGAGCTATATATAGAGcacagttattaaaatttgaaactatgaatttcttcaaaaaggcATATGGTAAAATATTAAGTCTTGAAGgaagattagaatttttaaatctctgGTATGTTATGATCATTGTGAATGATCTCTTAATTATTATGGGTTCAGCtataaaagaacaaattgAACGAAAACAATTTGGCAGTGATCATTGGAATATATGCAGCATATTTCTTGGCACAGGAAATTTACTCGTTTGGTTCGGCGTATTAAGATATCTTGGTTtctttaaaacatataatgtTGTTATTCTAACGTTGAAAAAAGCAGCCCCTAAAGTAGCACGATTTTTAATATGCGCAATTCTTATTTATGCTGGTTTCACGTTCTGCGGTTGGTTAATTTTAGGACCATATCATATGAAATTTAGATCACTTGCTACAACTTCCGAATGTCTTTTTGCACTCATTAATGGTGATGATATGTTTGCTACATTTTCGGCAACGTCATTCAGTAAATCACCGATGTTATGGTGGTATTCtagaatgtatttatatacatttatttcattatatatatacgtggttttaagtttatttatttctgtgaTAATGGATGCTTACGATacgatcaaaatttattatcgcgaTGGTTTCCCAAAAAATGATTTGCAAACTTTTATTGCGGCATGTACTGACGAAGCGTCTAGTGGTCTTTATAAAGATGATTCTGAAGATAGTGATTTATCAGAATTTATAGATCGCTTTTGTTGTTGTCGGAAAAGACCCTTTTATGGGTCATTCTCAGAATCAAGTACAAAATTCTCGACAAAATCGGAACAAACGTGTGGAGGAGCAATCTGTATATAG